The following proteins come from a genomic window of Proteinivorax hydrogeniformans:
- a CDS encoding folate family ECF transporter S component, producing MNVFNFFANFLVNFHELGFNLQILCFGLLLLPLFLASMAVKTNLSTQTKAFWICSFLIGTFSLIMTTDAFIQHQGNFFRSEPIWFFLTLIFNVILPIVYIMTIGVNNDKKIPTQHLVYGAILMATSIALTRLVSIQLPTTRIGFGPIPIITASILLGPATGALVGAGSDIIGIIIAPQGAPIFWIFMAQTLYGVIPFFVLKLFKEKTPLAFAAATVVTQFVCGSLTTYGLAITFEWPLIETFVTRMPGQLINMGVYSFVVYLLNGKVFSKIATSPLTEIK from the coding sequence ATGAATGTTTTTAATTTTTTTGCAAACTTTTTAGTTAATTTTCACGAGTTAGGTTTCAATCTACAAATTTTGTGTTTTGGACTGTTGCTTCTACCACTCTTTTTAGCATCAATGGCTGTAAAGACAAATCTCAGCACTCAAACTAAAGCTTTTTGGATATGTTCCTTTCTCATAGGAACTTTTTCTCTGATTATGACCACAGATGCTTTTATTCAACATCAAGGTAACTTCTTTCGCAGTGAACCCATCTGGTTTTTTCTTACCTTAATTTTTAATGTAATCTTACCTATTGTATATATTATGACCATAGGTGTAAACAATGACAAAAAAATTCCTACCCAACATCTTGTATACGGAGCAATCTTGATGGCAACTAGTATCGCTCTTACTCGTCTAGTAAGCATACAGCTTCCTACTACAAGAATAGGATTTGGACCCATACCTATAATAACTGCAAGCATTTTATTAGGTCCTGCTACCGGTGCACTGGTAGGTGCAGGTTCTGATATAATTGGTATTATCATCGCTCCTCAAGGCGCTCCGATTTTTTGGATATTTATGGCACAAACTCTTTACGGAGTGATTCCGTTTTTTGTACTAAAATTATTTAAGGAAAAAACACCGTTAGCGTTTGCAGCTGCCACAGTGGTTACGCAGTTTGTGTGTGGTTCGCTCACTACCTACGGACTTGCAATCACCTTTGAATGGCCGCTAATTGAAACTTTTGTGACCAGAATGCCCGGCCAGCTTATTAACATGGGTGTTTATTCATTTGTTGTGTACCTTCTTAACGGCAAGGTCTTTAGCAAGATAGCCACTTCACCATTAACTGAAATTAAATAG
- a CDS encoding M24 family metallopeptidase, translating into MRQRILSLRQQGETLNRWLNIRMKTILPELMERAELDMWIVIARENNEDQILSTLIPAPALSARRRTILVFSRNEDGTIERLNLGPAGSEMDLVYNSIRQNKQDDQWLFLRNVVKKRNPKTIGVNISETFAGADGLSSTDHKNLLDALKGLDVNVISAEKVAVGWLEQRIPEELEAYHVINRIAHDIIAEAFSSKVIVPGQTTTLDVVWWIRQRIHDLGLRAWFQPTVDVQRQGEEKPLFDTVIRGGDLLHCDVGLHYLGLSTDTQQLAYVRRPGEEEAPSEFEEALAEGNKLQDITANEFITGRTGNEILANALEEACQAGLKARVYTHPIGFHGHGSGPTIGLYEKQDKVAGAGEYPLYSNTCYALELNVVTYLTKWQQEITIPLEQTVAFSAGEVKYLGGRQSKLHLV; encoded by the coding sequence TTGAGGCAAAGAATATTGTCTTTAAGGCAACAGGGGGAAACTCTTAACCGTTGGCTTAACATTCGGATGAAAACTATTCTGCCTGAGCTAATGGAGAGGGCAGAGCTTGATATGTGGATAGTGATAGCGCGGGAAAATAATGAAGATCAGATTTTGTCTACTCTGATACCCGCTCCTGCTTTATCAGCAAGACGCCGAACTATATTAGTTTTTAGCCGCAATGAAGATGGCACTATTGAAAGGTTGAATCTTGGTCCTGCGGGCTCTGAAATGGACTTAGTTTATAACTCCATAAGGCAGAACAAGCAAGATGACCAATGGTTGTTTTTAAGAAATGTGGTTAAAAAGAGAAATCCCAAAACCATAGGTGTTAATATCTCCGAAACATTTGCTGGGGCAGATGGTTTGAGCAGTACTGACCACAAGAATTTACTAGATGCTTTAAAAGGTTTAGACGTTAACGTTATATCTGCGGAAAAAGTAGCAGTGGGTTGGCTGGAGCAGCGTATACCAGAGGAGCTAGAAGCCTATCACGTAATTAATCGAATTGCCCATGATATAATTGCAGAGGCTTTTTCTAGCAAGGTTATTGTGCCAGGGCAAACTACAACCTTAGATGTAGTTTGGTGGATACGTCAGCGAATCCACGATCTTGGTCTTAGGGCATGGTTCCAACCAACGGTAGATGTTCAGCGCCAAGGAGAAGAAAAACCGCTGTTTGATACAGTAATTAGAGGTGGAGACTTGCTCCATTGTGATGTAGGACTGCATTACTTGGGTTTATCTACAGATACCCAGCAGCTAGCATATGTTAGAAGGCCTGGTGAGGAAGAGGCACCATCGGAATTTGAAGAAGCTTTGGCGGAAGGGAATAAGCTTCAAGATATAACTGCTAATGAGTTTATTACAGGCAGAACAGGAAACGAAATATTAGCTAATGCTTTAGAGGAAGCTTGTCAAGCTGGACTTAAAGCAAGAGTTTATACCCATCCTATTGGTTTTCATGGCCATGGGTCTGGCCCAACAATAGGGCTTTATGAAAAACAAGATAAAGTGGCAGGGGCGGGAGAATACCCACTATACAGCAATACCTGCTATGCCTTAGAATTAAATGTAGTTACATACTTAACAAAATGGCAACAAGAAATTACAATCCCGCTAGAGCAAACTGTGGCTTTTTCAGCTGGAGAAGTAAAGTATCTAGGTGGAAGGCAATCAAAGTTGCACTTGGTCTAA
- a CDS encoding ABC transporter ATP-binding protein, producing the protein MGGGRFAGAMSPSEKPKDFKGTLLRLTSYLKPKKVQLIIVLVMSILSTAFMIVSPKIMGLATTRLFDGVMERVQGNPEAAIDFDYIFNILLALVGLYIFSFIFGFAKQYIMADVAQKTVYQMRKEVKGKLSKLPLKFFDSKSHGEILSRVTNDVDTISQTLQQSLTQLITAVVTLVGILVMMIVISPLMTLVCLFILPASFYVTKKITTRSRKYFAGQQKKLGELNGHVEEMFTGHKIVKAFGREKEAIEQFEDVNDKLYDSAWKAQFMSGLLMPLMTFINNIGYVIVCVAGGVFVTSGMLPIGDVQALIQYSKQFTQPISQTASIANILQSTIAAAERVFELLDESEEPKEDVNAVQIPNPKGEVSFEKVEFGYKKDEVLFDDMNIQVKQGETIAIVGPTGAGKTTLVNLLMRFYDINSGKITVDGHDIQQLKRGDLRKIFGMVLQDTWLFNGTIRDNIAYGRLDATEEDIIQAAKAAHADHFIRTLPDGYDTVLNEEASNISQGQKQLITIARAVLADPTILILDEATSSVDTRTEEIIQKAMSQLMKGRTSFVIAHRLSTIRNADMILVMKEGKVIEKGTHQELMDQESFYRGLYNSQFTGSELVSRAG; encoded by the coding sequence ATGGGCGGGGGCAGGTTTGCTGGGGCTATGTCTCCATCTGAAAAACCCAAAGATTTTAAGGGCACTTTATTACGACTGACAAGCTACCTTAAGCCAAAGAAAGTTCAGCTTATTATTGTGCTAGTTATGTCTATCCTTAGCACAGCTTTCATGATTGTTTCTCCTAAGATTATGGGTTTAGCTACAACTAGACTATTTGATGGGGTGATGGAGCGAGTTCAAGGCAACCCAGAGGCCGCCATTGATTTTGATTACATTTTTAATATTTTGCTAGCGTTAGTAGGGTTATATATTTTTAGCTTTATATTTGGATTTGCTAAACAGTATATAATGGCTGATGTTGCTCAAAAGACAGTTTACCAGATGCGAAAAGAAGTAAAAGGCAAGCTTTCAAAGCTTCCCCTTAAGTTTTTTGACTCTAAAAGCCATGGCGAAATTCTTAGCCGCGTCACCAACGATGTTGATACAATCAGCCAAACACTACAGCAAAGCTTAACCCAGCTTATAACCGCAGTTGTTACATTAGTGGGTATCCTTGTTATGATGATAGTGATAAGTCCGTTAATGACATTAGTATGTTTATTTATTCTACCTGCTTCTTTCTATGTAACAAAGAAAATAACAACTCGCTCGCGAAAATACTTTGCCGGTCAGCAGAAAAAACTAGGGGAATTAAATGGCCATGTTGAAGAAATGTTTACAGGCCATAAAATAGTCAAAGCCTTTGGACGAGAAAAAGAGGCTATCGAGCAATTTGAAGATGTAAACGATAAGCTTTATGATTCTGCATGGAAGGCTCAGTTTATGTCGGGACTTTTGATGCCACTTATGACTTTCATCAACAATATTGGATATGTAATTGTCTGTGTAGCCGGGGGAGTGTTTGTAACTTCTGGTATGCTCCCTATAGGTGATGTCCAGGCCCTTATCCAGTACTCCAAGCAGTTCACCCAGCCAATATCACAAACGGCCAGCATCGCTAACATTCTTCAATCAACCATTGCTGCTGCAGAAAGAGTTTTTGAGTTATTAGATGAAAGCGAAGAACCTAAAGAAGATGTTAATGCAGTTCAGATTCCAAATCCTAAAGGTGAAGTATCTTTTGAAAAAGTGGAGTTTGGATATAAAAAGGATGAGGTTTTATTTGATGATATGAACATTCAAGTTAAACAAGGTGAAACCATAGCCATCGTGGGTCCAACAGGAGCTGGCAAAACAACTTTGGTTAACCTTCTAATGCGTTTTTACGATATTAACAGCGGTAAAATAACCGTCGATGGCCACGATATTCAACAGCTAAAACGAGGAGATTTGCGAAAAATTTTCGGCATGGTACTACAAGACACATGGCTGTTTAACGGAACTATTCGAGATAACATTGCCTATGGTCGCTTAGATGCCACAGAAGAGGATATTATTCAAGCTGCAAAAGCTGCTCATGCCGACCACTTTATACGCACCCTTCCAGATGGCTATGACACTGTGTTAAATGAAGAAGCTTCAAATATCTCTCAAGGTCAAAAACAGCTAATCACTATTGCCCGTGCAGTATTAGCAGACCCCACAATCCTAATTCTAGATGAAGCTACCAGCAGCGTTGATACCCGAACAGAAGAAATTATCCAAAAAGCTATGTCCCAGCTAATGAAGGGCAGAACTAGCTTCGTAATCGCCCACAGACTGTCCACCATACGCAACGCAGATATGATTTTAGTTATGAAAGAAGGGAAAGTAATAGAAAAAGGTACCCACCAAGAACTAATGGATCAAGAAAGCTTCTACAGAGGTCTTTACAACAGCCAATTTACAGGATCAGAATTAGTAAGCCGAGCTGGTTAA
- a CDS encoding endospore germination permease: MSNQSGKSITQMQWIAMIVGILVGVAITTLPRELVTETGRDGWITIIAATLLILIYMSICMYYARLFPKMTLAESIKLVLGKWIGTLVMIVFVVYYLAVAGIVVRSSLEVSSVYLDITTPIWVIAITPTLVIAYMVKCGLGTVAKISEVIFMLTVPLIVMLVSPILQGEVIHMLPVFEQGFTEPFLALPTAYFAFSTIELVVLVFYPYLENKDAPYRVTYLGIIIVGIIYTAIFFTSLFVMGVEQVEMFYWPFVEVLKIIGLPVLERVDTFFLYFWSAQITVGAGILTFGSVFSLTSVTKKDYDNIWIAICIIVVFLFVIYPENITELEQITSIVSLWGGLFAIILPIMLVVIAKLRGLPGELDK, translated from the coding sequence ATGAGCAACCAAAGTGGCAAGAGCATAACTCAAATGCAATGGATAGCTATGATAGTTGGAATATTAGTGGGCGTTGCCATAACTACTTTACCTCGCGAGCTAGTTACAGAGACAGGGAGAGATGGTTGGATTACAATCATAGCTGCTACTTTACTTATCTTGATATATATGTCCATATGCATGTATTATGCTAGGTTGTTTCCCAAGATGACTTTAGCTGAGTCTATCAAACTAGTTTTGGGCAAATGGATAGGTACATTAGTGATGATAGTTTTTGTGGTATATTATTTGGCGGTGGCTGGTATAGTAGTTAGATCTTCCTTAGAGGTTAGCTCAGTTTATTTAGATATCACTACTCCGATATGGGTAATTGCCATAACCCCGACCTTGGTTATAGCTTATATGGTTAAATGTGGGTTAGGTACTGTTGCAAAGATTTCTGAGGTGATTTTTATGTTAACGGTACCTCTTATTGTTATGCTAGTTTCTCCCATTCTACAAGGAGAAGTTATACATATGTTGCCGGTTTTCGAGCAAGGTTTTACAGAGCCGTTTTTAGCGTTGCCTACTGCATATTTTGCATTTAGTACTATAGAGTTAGTTGTGTTAGTTTTTTATCCTTATCTTGAAAATAAAGATGCACCATATAGAGTTACTTACTTAGGTATAATTATTGTTGGCATAATTTATACAGCAATTTTTTTTACAAGCCTTTTTGTAATGGGGGTTGAACAGGTAGAGATGTTTTATTGGCCTTTTGTAGAAGTTCTTAAAATTATTGGACTACCTGTACTTGAAAGAGTGGATACTTTTTTTCTGTACTTTTGGTCTGCGCAGATCACAGTGGGAGCAGGGATTCTTACATTCGGCAGTGTGTTTTCTTTAACCTCTGTCACCAAAAAAGATTATGATAACATCTGGATAGCAATATGTATAATAGTTGTTTTTCTATTTGTTATTTATCCGGAAAATATAACCGAATTAGAGCAGATAACTAGCATAGTAAGCTTGTGGGGAGGTTTATTTGCTATAATTTTGCCGATAATGTTGGTTGTTATAGCTAAACTTAGAGGTTTGCCAGGTGAACTGGATAAATAG
- a CDS encoding HAD family hydrolase, whose protein sequence is MYKIIAIDIDGTLIDKCGNIQEKTAKAIKTASAQGMIVTLSTGRSYHSALCFAKKLNIKAPLITANGSMIRDPQNGELKKCHRFSKNTVNKMLEILKNEKEVFIQGYHLDGIVSFGRNNLIELAKMLNGTNKFSFKNTIRMLKDYKESKVSIKKSLTIEDGYDIHKFFVVGDKKSCKNIEGKLANLSCRIESHFVGNYGYLEIIPEQASKGEGLIWLAEYYNVPLDKTIAIGDSANDISMFKKAGMAIAMANGTNEAKQNANHITFSNNDNGVATAIKEFALTKKKDFDIIKRTV, encoded by the coding sequence ATGTATAAAATCATTGCTATTGACATAGATGGTACGTTGATAGATAAATGCGGGAACATACAAGAAAAGACAGCAAAAGCTATTAAAACTGCGAGCGCCCAAGGAATGATAGTAACTCTATCTACGGGGAGGAGCTATCACTCAGCCCTTTGTTTTGCTAAAAAGCTTAACATAAAAGCACCTCTAATAACTGCTAACGGTAGCATGATCCGGGACCCTCAAAATGGGGAATTGAAAAAATGCCACCGCTTTTCTAAAAATACAGTTAATAAGATGTTAGAGATACTCAAGAATGAAAAGGAAGTTTTTATCCAAGGCTATCACCTAGATGGCATAGTATCTTTTGGGAGAAATAATTTAATAGAGTTGGCAAAAATGTTAAATGGGACTAATAAATTTTCCTTTAAAAATACTATTAGGATGTTAAAGGACTATAAAGAAAGTAAGGTAAGTATTAAAAAAAGTTTAACTATCGAAGATGGTTACGATATACACAAGTTTTTTGTTGTTGGTGACAAAAAGAGCTGCAAAAATATTGAGGGCAAACTGGCCAATCTCTCATGCCGTATTGAATCACATTTTGTTGGTAACTACGGTTATTTAGAAATCATCCCGGAGCAAGCTTCAAAAGGTGAGGGGTTAATCTGGCTAGCGGAGTATTATAATGTACCGCTGGATAAAACCATAGCAATTGGAGATAGCGCCAACGATATTTCAATGTTTAAAAAAGCGGGCATGGCTATAGCCATGGCAAATGGAACAAACGAAGCTAAGCAAAATGCTAACCATATAACCTTTAGCAATAATGATAATGGTGTAGCTACAGCGATAAAAGAATTTGCGCTAACAAAAAAGAAAGATTTCGATATAATTAAAAGGACAGTTTAA
- a CDS encoding ABC transporter ATP-binding protein, whose product MLKLIKFLKPYRLIICAIVLLVFIQSLSQLFLPGLMADIVDNGIVSGDINYIFNVGLVMILVTLGGTICAIGASFLASKTAIGFGKQVRSSLFTHIQSFSLNEYDKFGAASLITRTTNDIVQVQMVVLMMLRMMFTAPLMMIGGIIMAVSRDPQLSMVVFIVMPLLVLTITVIAKKGLPLFKAVQTKLDKLNRVMRENLTGIRVIRAFNRIDHEQNRFDVANKDLTNTAIKVNKLMAVAMPLMTLLLNLTAVATIWYGSFRVDAGSMQVGDLMAFLQYIMFIMFSLMMVSMMFVMIPRAMVSADRVSKVLEVEPKIKDPETKNNPKKKKGHIEFKNVSFYYPGAEKPALSNISFSAKPGEVTAIIGSTGSGKSTLVNLMPRFYDVTCGDILINDVSIKDFSQKHLREKIGYVPQKALLFSGTISDNIRYGKDNASDEEVRHAAETAQALEFISDMKDGFESEINQGGVNLSGGQKQRLSIARALIRKPEIYIFDDSFSALDFKTDAQLRKALKSETKDSTLLIVGQRVSSIMDADRIIVLDQGKIAGMGTHKELMESSEVYQQIVFSQLSKEEIA is encoded by the coding sequence ATGCTTAAGTTAATAAAGTTTTTAAAACCTTACCGGCTTATAATTTGTGCCATAGTACTGTTGGTTTTTATACAATCTTTATCTCAATTGTTTTTGCCTGGGCTAATGGCAGACATAGTGGATAATGGGATTGTAAGTGGTGACATAAATTATATCTTCAATGTGGGGCTTGTCATGATTTTAGTAACCTTAGGCGGAACCATATGTGCAATTGGAGCTAGTTTTTTAGCTTCCAAAACCGCTATTGGTTTTGGAAAGCAAGTTCGCAGTAGTTTATTTACCCACATTCAAAGTTTTTCTCTTAATGAGTATGATAAGTTTGGAGCTGCTTCTTTAATCACCAGGACCACTAACGACATCGTTCAGGTACAAATGGTTGTTCTTATGATGCTTAGAATGATGTTCACAGCCCCTCTGATGATGATTGGCGGCATTATAATGGCGGTTTCAAGAGACCCCCAGCTATCTATGGTAGTTTTTATAGTAATGCCTCTCCTTGTTTTAACAATCACAGTCATAGCAAAAAAAGGGCTGCCGCTATTTAAGGCTGTTCAAACAAAACTAGATAAACTTAACCGAGTTATGCGGGAAAACTTAACCGGCATCCGAGTGATCCGAGCATTTAATCGGATTGACCATGAACAAAACCGCTTTGATGTGGCCAACAAGGATTTAACTAACACCGCCATAAAAGTCAACAAACTAATGGCAGTTGCCATGCCGTTAATGACCTTGCTATTAAACCTTACCGCAGTAGCAACAATATGGTATGGCAGCTTCAGAGTCGATGCCGGCAGTATGCAAGTTGGAGATTTGATGGCATTTCTACAGTATATAATGTTTATCATGTTTTCGTTAATGATGGTATCCATGATGTTTGTTATGATTCCTAGGGCTATGGTCTCTGCAGATAGGGTTTCTAAAGTTTTAGAGGTTGAGCCAAAGATTAAAGATCCAGAAACTAAAAACAATCCAAAGAAGAAAAAAGGTCATATTGAATTTAAAAATGTCAGCTTCTATTATCCTGGGGCTGAAAAACCGGCTCTCAGCAACATCTCCTTTAGCGCAAAACCCGGTGAGGTGACTGCAATTATAGGAAGCACCGGCTCAGGTAAATCAACTTTAGTAAATCTAATGCCGCGCTTTTATGATGTTACTTGCGGAGATATTTTAATAAATGACGTCAGCATAAAAGATTTTTCTCAAAAACACCTGCGGGAGAAAATAGGTTACGTGCCCCAAAAAGCTTTGCTTTTTTCCGGAACTATTTCAGATAACATACGCTACGGTAAAGACAATGCCAGCGATGAAGAGGTACGCCATGCTGCTGAAACGGCGCAAGCTTTAGAGTTTATTTCTGATATGAAAGATGGATTTGAATCTGAAATAAACCAAGGAGGAGTAAACCTCTCCGGCGGACAGAAACAACGCCTTTCCATAGCGCGGGCTTTAATAAGAAAACCAGAGATTTATATATTTGATGATAGCTTTTCCGCATTAGATTTTAAGACTGATGCCCAGTTGCGCAAGGCGCTAAAATCTGAAACTAAAGATTCAACTCTTTTAATTGTTGGCCAAAGGGTGAGCAGTATAATGGATGCAGATAGAATAATCGTACTTGACCAAGGTAAGATAGCAGGAATGGGAACTCATAAAGAGCTTATGGAAAGCAGCGAGGTCTATCAACAAATTGTATTCTCTCAGCTTTCTAAGGAGGAGATCGCATGA
- a CDS encoding MarR family transcriptional regulator, with translation MESSNDVAYKLMQAFMQLNRQRLHATPIAEMRHSELVVLRNISRLDNGQGVMVSELSALLKVSAPSITQTVNSLVKKELVRRCADSADRRAVRLFLTDSGVEKLEAAFLEFKSQFQGLVNHMGKSRSQELIALLEEAYEYFESN, from the coding sequence ATGGAATCCAGTAATGATGTTGCATATAAGCTTATGCAAGCCTTCATGCAGCTTAATCGACAGCGTCTCCACGCTACACCAATAGCAGAAATGAGGCATAGCGAATTAGTGGTGCTTCGCAATATTTCTAGATTAGATAATGGTCAGGGAGTTATGGTGTCTGAGCTTAGCGCTCTTTTAAAGGTATCTGCTCCTTCCATTACGCAGACTGTTAACAGCTTAGTAAAAAAAGAGCTAGTCAGACGTTGTGCTGACTCCGCTGACCGCAGGGCGGTAAGACTTTTTCTAACCGATAGCGGTGTTGAAAAACTAGAAGCTGCCTTTTTAGAGTTTAAATCTCAGTTTCAAGGACTTGTTAATCATATGGGCAAAAGCAGAAGTCAAGAGCTTATCGCCTTGCTAGAAGAGGCGTATGAATACTTCGAAAGTAATTAG
- a CDS encoding class I SAM-dependent methyltransferase, translated as MSNYEFKDYDFEKPSFLHIILDSTLMNLLAPFIYGKYYDTFNLKGDEKVLDFGSGGGLGARELAKRLPYRGELWCVDTSTYWTNKAKKRLNKFKNVKFYVGDIKNKDIPKGYFDVITINAVLHDITPAQRQEVIMNLVKKLKQGGKLLIQEPIEPSHGMEIKEIQLILNNANLKEASHSVKRSAYQGVYVDR; from the coding sequence ATGAGTAACTATGAATTCAAGGACTATGATTTTGAAAAACCTAGTTTTTTGCATATCATATTAGACAGTACCTTGATGAACCTTTTAGCCCCATTTATTTATGGCAAATACTATGATACTTTCAATTTAAAAGGGGATGAAAAAGTTTTAGATTTTGGTTCAGGAGGAGGTTTAGGTGCTAGAGAACTTGCAAAAAGATTGCCTTACCGGGGCGAGTTATGGTGTGTAGATACTTCGACTTATTGGACTAATAAGGCTAAAAAGAGACTTAATAAATTTAAAAACGTAAAGTTTTATGTTGGAGATATTAAAAACAAAGATATCCCCAAAGGATACTTTGACGTAATCACTATAAACGCCGTTTTACATGACATCACTCCAGCTCAAAGGCAAGAGGTTATTATGAATTTGGTCAAAAAGTTAAAGCAAGGAGGAAAGCTTTTAATCCAGGAGCCTATCGAACCCTCACATGGCATGGAAATTAAGGAGATACAACTTATCTTAAATAATGCTAATTTAAAAGAAGCAAGTCATAGTGTAAAAAGGTCTGCTTATCAAGGAGTTTACGTAGATAGGTAG
- a CDS encoding type II CAAX endopeptidase family protein, producing the protein MFKRAIIFISFTFVLTWGFWWLLALLTHHDITSFESALSILLLFMGGIGPTIGAYVAILATDKKDLKEFHSKVLKIEVNYKYFLFAFLVPVLLGVLGISMAFIIDREFFINNPIGPLYFFIPSIASAIIFGGIEELGWRGVLQPELFKVCKNIFLINLIIGVVWALWHLPLFYIQGSNHFGNSFLAYTLTAIGFSSFLTWLYDKTKSVLLCVLFHASINATMAVGLSVPMNETLPNIAQGALILFLGTVLLLKRRVHYINFNKKMTLK; encoded by the coding sequence ATGTTCAAAAGAGCAATTATTTTTATAAGCTTTACTTTTGTTTTGACATGGGGGTTTTGGTGGCTGTTGGCGCTATTAACCCACCACGATATAACTAGCTTTGAAAGTGCGCTAAGTATTTTGTTATTATTTATGGGGGGCATTGGACCTACCATAGGGGCTTATGTTGCCATTTTAGCCACTGACAAAAAGGATTTAAAAGAGTTTCACTCTAAAGTGTTAAAAATAGAGGTTAATTACAAATACTTTCTATTTGCTTTTCTAGTACCTGTACTTTTAGGGGTTTTAGGGATTAGCATGGCATTTATAATAGACAGGGAATTTTTTATTAACAATCCTATAGGTCCGCTTTATTTTTTTATTCCCAGCATAGCTTCAGCGATAATTTTTGGCGGGATAGAGGAGTTAGGGTGGCGTGGGGTTTTACAGCCAGAGCTTTTTAAAGTTTGTAAAAATATTTTCCTAATTAATCTAATAATAGGGGTAGTTTGGGCGTTGTGGCACTTGCCACTTTTTTATATTCAAGGATCTAATCACTTTGGTAATTCTTTCTTGGCATATACGCTAACTGCCATCGGCTTTAGTTCGTTTTTAACCTGGCTTTATGATAAGACAAAAAGTGTTTTACTTTGTGTTTTGTTTCATGCTTCCATTAACGCTACAATGGCAGTAGGTTTGTCTGTACCGATGAACGAAACTTTACCCAACATCGCCCAAGGGGCTTTGATACTATTTTTAGGGACTGTACTACTTTTAAAAAGAAGAGTTCATTATATAAACTTTAATAAAAAGATGACGCTTAAATAA
- a CDS encoding TraB/GumN family protein — MIRKIFSVFVLIVMLLTLVACGADKEETQQVENAEQPNEEIQQLSKGIFYEVAGGENQVYLFGSVHMGHEEMYPLDDAVEEAFTQSDVLAMELDMVNVSEFELGLEMVELAVFNDGRSMTDIVPEEDFLKLYELVKPFGMTKDVLNQFQPWYGAMLLSEVMAQQAGVSSDYGVETYFIEQAADMEVIGLETVASQLYPFSLLSDESQAIYLQSSLDEVDESEEELEELIRYWQEGDVEAFAQARDEMMQDYPTESYKEFQNAFLDGRDEQMSDAIEELLESDSGNTYFVVVGSLHLAGENSIVEQLSERGYQVDIAN; from the coding sequence ATGATTAGGAAAATTTTTAGTGTTTTTGTTTTAATTGTTATGCTATTGACTTTAGTAGCATGTGGAGCAGACAAGGAGGAAACTCAACAGGTAGAAAACGCCGAACAACCTAACGAAGAAATCCAGCAATTATCTAAGGGGATTTTTTATGAGGTTGCAGGAGGAGAAAACCAAGTTTACTTATTTGGTTCGGTTCATATGGGCCATGAAGAAATGTATCCGTTAGATGATGCTGTTGAGGAAGCTTTTACTCAGTCGGATGTTTTGGCTATGGAGCTAGATATGGTAAATGTATCGGAGTTTGAGCTTGGGCTAGAAATGGTTGAGTTAGCAGTCTTTAACGACGGCAGATCTATGACCGACATTGTGCCAGAAGAGGACTTTTTAAAACTATATGAGCTGGTCAAACCTTTTGGAATGACAAAGGATGTTTTAAACCAGTTTCAGCCATGGTACGGCGCTATGTTGTTATCAGAAGTTATGGCACAACAAGCGGGGGTGAGCTCTGATTATGGGGTGGAAACTTATTTTATAGAGCAGGCAGCGGACATGGAAGTAATTGGACTAGAAACTGTAGCAAGTCAGCTGTATCCATTTAGTTTATTATCTGATGAATCACAAGCAATTTATTTACAAAGCTCCTTAGATGAAGTGGATGAGTCAGAAGAAGAGCTAGAGGAGCTAATTAGGTACTGGCAAGAAGGGGATGTGGAAGCATTTGCACAGGCAAGAGATGAAATGATGCAAGACTACCCTACTGAATCATATAAAGAGTTTCAAAATGCCTTTTTAGACGGCAGGGATGAACAAATGTCAGATGCCATCGAGGAGTTATTAGAAAGTGATAGCGGTAATACATATTTTGTTGTTGTAGGTTCATTGCACCTTGCCGGCGAAAACAGCATTGTGGAGCAGCTTTCAGAAAGAGGATATCAAGTGGATATAGCTAACTAA